In Aricia agestis chromosome 5, ilAriAges1.1, whole genome shotgun sequence, the genomic stretch gaaccgattttgctaaaatgatAAATAATTTTGGAGATACCTTGtatcccgggaaaagacataggatacttttcatccgggaaaaattaacggttctcgtgcgataaacgaattttggcgcaacggagttgctggcgtcatcttgtatattataatattattattgaagctCCAactgtttgttaaaaaaatatatgttaagAAATTTGCACACAGTTTAaagactataaataaaataacaagttCTCGTGAGATAGATAGagcaaaattacaaaatatagtacctacttataatttAGTAGACAATATTCCTCGCAGCTTATTTTACACTATTACTATTATGCACAAAAAATCCAGTAGTTCGAAAGATTATAAGCGCGTTCGAACTTCGTTGCTTCGAACAAACAAATTCTTCAACCTTAtaacgtgtaacaaaactaagtgttaatATTTTAGGTCTTGGGGTGTGTATGAATCCCCTGTATAgaattcactgtaaaagtagcagcgctgaaagagcaatatttttttcacttttgtatggggaaacaggtgacgctggggcgcttgcccatacaaatcacaaaaaaattgagtctttcagcgctgctattttcacagtcttcaataaggaacacatacacatcctaaaatattgtcacttagttttattacattctgtataaagTAAAGgacatattaaagaaaaaactaGAACAATTAAATTAAGCCGTTTATTTCATTAAACATTTCAGAATCGTTCGTTGTTCCTCGTTTTTTGGGGGTTCTTAGTTGTGGGGGAGGTGGGGGGCGGACGGCTGGAAGCCGAGCTCGTTGGCGACGTAGGTCACGGTGTAGGTTTGACCGTCGGTGCCGATGTAGGAGAACTCTCCCCTGACCTCAATACCCTCGTTTTCGGTGCCGACGTTCTTGAGAGCGGCCTGCTCACCGGCGCGGATGCCGTTGCTGGTCTCGTAGCTGTGAAGAGAATTTAAGACGTTAGTGGATGAAGCAGGTGAGGAACAGAAAATTGCGGTTttgttgcattttttttatcataaagaaggcaggtcactcTAGCCCTGACGTCATTGCGACCCATAAGGATATTTTGTTGCATAGATGAAGAGTTTAGGGcccggaaaatgatttgaaatcaaaataaacaatagttaaaaaaaaaaactaaaaacatacttttttttattttatgcaaagtttcgaattaagtAGTCTACTgtagataggtaaaaatcgtgctcaaataTTCCATTACATACATGcggcccaagctaataaaagcgtataaaaatattaagtatcgtatagtatagtatatagtagtaatattaagtatcgtatagtatagtatatagtaGTAATATTAAGTAGCGTATagtatattaagtaagtatttttaacacgctttatTATATTTACGTATAGCCAGATGACATCCCGTACataacgactgttaaagttagtgctcgaattagtatcacgttacctctttcgtttttcatatgaatgaaagagaagacatgacattttaacagctaacagacgttggtgaaattgggccttataCTATTCTGTAAACTTGCGATTAACGACTCATCGCTAAACCCAAAACTAATATAGAATGAGTGTTACCTGTATGCGTATCCGTCGATGCCGATGTTGTTGTTGTCGAAGCGGAGGACCTCGGCGTGCTCGTCGTTGGAGTTGCGGACCAGCTGCTGGCTGTACACCTGCTGCTGGACAGGCTTGACGTCGAGGGTCACGGGGCCGGCCACAGCGGCGGCGACGAAGAGGGCGAATACGACGAACTGTGGGACAAACAATGGTTGTATTTTTAAGGGAAGTTCTATGTTCGTAGCAGGCAAAGATTCCGCTCTTGAACATAACAGAAGGTATATATCACCAAAAcatattaacattttatttttaatagaacACAAAAATAACTTAGCAGATTCCAAAGCGTTTTACGTTTTTCACAAACTATGTAAACATAAATCTAATTCCAATACTAAAATCACAATTTTGTACTCGAAAGACGGGTAATCAAAAAGACATGATGCATTTTGTCACTGTTTGTAGTCCTTGTATATTCCTTCTAAAAGTTAGGAGCTAGATGTAATATTACAACCTGAGAGACCGGATGTCACTAATCAGTAaaggcataataattataagaggCCTATTATATATATGGTACAACCTGAGATACCGGATGTCACTAATCAGTAaaggcataataattataagaggCCTATTATATATATGGTACAACCTGAGATACCGGATGTCACTAATCAGTAaaggcataataattataagaggCCTATTATATATATGGTACAACCTGAGATACCGGATGTCACTAATCAGTAaaggcataataattataagaggCCTATTATATATATGGTACAACCTGAGATACCGGATGTCACTAATCAGTAAAGGCATAGAGAGGCCTATTATTTCTATGTTCTTAGGTCGATAATTTTAAGGTCAAATGAACACATTAACTACCTAGTTAGTAGTTCTATGaacatatttacaaaattctgaCTAGAAACTAgactcataatataattaactatttaatttctataaaagaatcatataaataaaatggaTAATATCAAAATGGTACTCACGGATTTCATTTTGAGGTCGGTTAGTTGCTGAGATGAGCAGGTAACTGAAGATTAAAAAATGTTGCCTTATTTATATAGTCCAACATCCatactttaaataaattattcaagAGGCCCATTTTCGATAGGTAGAATATGCTAATTATGCGAAGATCCATATAAAATCTCTTCATAGAAAAATCTGAACTCTTTGAATACATTAAAAAGTCTCCGGATTGCTAAGAGAGGTTGCCGTTAAGGGCCTGGCAAACTGGTTTTGGATGAAGttacaaattttgacatttaaatgGTAATAACTTTACATATTATTCTTagcgtaaaatatttaaaaatactacaTCCTATATCGTGCAAAAgaaattgaatgttattttcattagtaatcattaaaaaatagaTCGTAGTGTACTGATTATTTCTCCCCTTATTTTAGAAAGTCAGGATTTAGCACTTAtagctttaaaaaaaaatgttataatattgtatacctTACAGTATTTGAGAGACTTAAAAGTTCGCTAGACGTAGTCTTAATagtagtatttttaaccgacttcaaaaaaaggatgttatcaattcgacgcgtatgtatgtaatatttctagaactgaacaattttcatatattttagtctatatatcagcgtctgaacaaatgtaccaaatttcaaaagtgtatgtgtatgttttatgtttgtgttcggatATCTCTGGAATTACCATTccgattttagtttttttttttgttgttgtactaggtattgttcaacttagggaatagtgcaagtttcatcaaaatcggttcagtagttttggaggtaggagttttaattcttaattacgtacaattttgaagtcggttttatctttttaaaatagagTTATTCTAGGACTAGGAATGTAAGCATAGACACCGTCGTCCCAATTCCCTTAACCAAAACAACATGTTAAATAGTAGCTCCGATTCGTTCCCTCAAATCATAAGATCCGAAATCGAATCCCGGGGACATTAAAAAGTTTCCAACAGATGTCCCGTCTCGGTGAAATTATACGTACAAAACGGGACAATGCATAGGTAATGCGAAACTTCGCAatataaaaatcatgaaaacTCCACAAGTTCGCCGATTGAATAAAGTATTCATTAAAAGTGGAAAGTTCAGAGGACCAGGGGTTGCTTTTGTTGTCACTTAAATATGCACAAagacttttttaattttataaattacctAACCTTTGCCCGCGGCTGTGATCGTGGTCGTGTAAATGTTACATATTAGTGATATTACTTATGTTCGTCGGCATGTACGTCACGGCTCTTAATGGTGCGTTATCGTTTTTTATGCGTAGAATTTATCGAATGCCATTTGAATAAAGCCCTGGTGCTGTCtatttttgtagctttcaaCTCTCCCCTTTTTACACCTAACCAACGAcgttaaatgaaaatattacccgtaatattaatatacaaaagtAACGATTGTCGTAATAATTGAGTGGCGCTGAAATATTCAGGGCCGTGCAGGTGGCGCAGCGCTGCGGCCCCGTTTCTTTATGCATGAGGGCTCTTGTGATTCGGAACGCACGTCGCCGATATGTAGAGCATAGAGCAGGTTATTGTAGAGCCTTTGTATGATAAAAATTCTGAATATAAAATAACCTAATTTAAAAAACGATTGCAACTTTAATGCTCTTAGCGGATTAGGCAGAGCACGCCAACGTCCTTCCTGCATCATGATatatatagaaaaatatttctatCAATATTCTGAGATATTGTCACATTACTGggcataggcctcctccagagTACGCCACTAATGTATTTATCTAACTTCTAAATTACctgctaaattattattttcctgaaatctacataatatagtatagcTTTTATGTATCCAAAATCTTATGCCTGTTATGTAAAAGCATATTTTATCAATGAAAATAAGAGGATATAAGATTTTCTCATCATGCATAATTCATCTGACGAACTATCTGTCTACCATTTAAAACTATTCGATAATGAATTTCAAATCAAATATTTGTAACGTACTATAATGTGGTCGAAACTACGAGAAattctaaaaaattaaatgtcaaaatatgTAATAGTAGGGGAGGCAAAATAAGCTTATATAGGCTTCCCTATACAAGCCTACATGTCTCTAGTTATCATGGTTTCTTAGTTGGTGGGttcaaaaaagttattttcaagTATCTATTAAAATCCGTCAGATTAAGATAGCGGATATTGTATATTCCAAAGAAGCTTACACTTAAAACTCTGATGATTTAAACGTACGGTAAGCTTGTAGgaacttttaaaattaaaaaaaaaaaggttcagATATCTATCTATTATATCTAAGCTTCCAAGATATGTTATGTCGCACTTGACTAAATTATtcagtccttgttgtctaaaatcttgtaataaattatttttattatcaatttatttttatatattttcttttttcttaacTTTAAAATGGATGTTGCTCCTTAACGCACAGCTAAAACAAAAAACGCTTATATTCTTTTGTACTTCATTTTACCTAATctacaaaacctactaagtctccaCGGTGCTCGAGTAACTACATGAATAGCACACTGGTCTCCCCTACTATAATGTACCTAGCTTCGTGTGGCCTAAGCTTGACCGGTGACACCAGTATGCAGATAGGATTAGGCGATAGTGTATTGCGTCATCGTTTAAAGTTCATTCACCTAAGAGTGATAAGCAAAAGGTTAatgatatatttaaaataatttcacgTCTTCTATCGATCTTCTTTTGTTTAATTATGTAGCAAAAATCTCATAGAGGTACAATGGCTTTAAAGAACCCATATAAATTAACATTGGGGCTTATTCAACActggaataatattatattattacaatttacaatgtaCAAAATTATGACCAACAGTTTTGGTATTTAATTCAGACTTTCCAATTTAGtttaaaaagattattttaaatgacGAATTTTCAACAATTTACTACGTCTTACTAATGTAAGATTAACGTCGCGTAGAATCAAGATAAAGATCAAAAATATAGTTATTCGGTAAGTAAATATGTATATCGTTAAAGGGGTATGTATCTATTTGAAAGTCGCTTCTATCTTCGTGCTGATCAATCTCTGGACACA encodes the following:
- the LOC121727061 gene encoding flexible cuticle protein 12-like, which gives rise to MNTVTSGTKTVGTIQGDASQQFVVFALFVAAAVAGPVTLDVKPVQQQVYSQQLVRNSNDEHAEVLRFDNNNIGIDGYAYSYETSNGIRAGEQAALKNVGTENEGIEVRGEFSYIGTDGQTYTVTYVANELGFQPSAPHLPHN